A genomic window from Candidatus Methylacidiphilum fumarolicum includes:
- a CDS encoding FAD-linked oxidase C-terminal domain-containing protein: protein MFKQRKTKNSKNHSELIKTLLHSLPKEEIIYEPEELSVYECDGLTAFKVLPLAVVIPQKIEEILVILSACKRFGVPIVVRGGGTGLSGGATPVEGGIVLSLSKFNQILEIDPVNRIARVEPGVTNMQVSQSAASYGLYFAPDPSSQIACTIGGNIAENAGGIHCLKYGLTVNNVLAIKMMTVEGEIVSIGNVGGESPGCDLLSLIVGSEGMLGIVIEATLRLVPKPECAKLVVGCFDDVTKASKTVSQIIASGIVPAGLEIMDKLVIEAVQSYIQVGFPTSAAAVLLCELDGMLEEVEEEYRLVEQMMIQMGAKEIIISKNEEERLLLWKARKSAFPAAGRISPDYYCMDGTIPRKSLAFVLKRIAELAAQYNLRVGNVFHAGDGNIHPLILYDNSIAGEMERVESLGEKILELCVEVGGSITGEHGVGLEKLGPMCFQFSLEEIQQFHRLKRALDPNALLNPGKAIPTLHRCAEFGKMHVHQGQIAFAGIERF, encoded by the coding sequence GAAATAATCTATGAACCTGAAGAACTCTCCGTTTATGAATGCGATGGACTGACCGCTTTTAAGGTCTTGCCTTTAGCTGTGGTGATTCCACAAAAAATTGAAGAGATCCTTGTGATCTTGTCTGCTTGCAAGCGATTTGGAGTGCCCATAGTGGTGCGAGGAGGGGGTACAGGGCTTTCGGGAGGTGCAACGCCTGTGGAGGGAGGGATTGTTCTTAGCCTGTCTAAATTCAACCAGATTCTTGAAATCGATCCTGTAAATCGGATTGCTAGAGTAGAGCCTGGGGTCACTAATATGCAAGTAAGTCAATCTGCTGCATCGTATGGGCTTTATTTTGCCCCAGATCCTTCCTCTCAGATTGCTTGTACGATTGGAGGAAACATTGCTGAGAATGCCGGAGGAATCCATTGTTTGAAATATGGCCTTACGGTCAATAATGTGCTTGCGATAAAGATGATGACTGTAGAGGGGGAGATTGTATCAATAGGGAATGTGGGGGGCGAAAGCCCTGGTTGTGATCTTCTTTCTTTAATCGTAGGATCCGAAGGAATGCTTGGAATAGTTATAGAAGCTACATTGCGTCTTGTGCCAAAGCCGGAATGTGCAAAGCTTGTTGTAGGTTGTTTTGATGATGTCACTAAGGCTAGTAAAACAGTAAGCCAGATTATTGCTTCAGGCATAGTGCCTGCAGGACTTGAAATTATGGACAAGCTGGTTATTGAAGCAGTCCAATCCTATATTCAAGTAGGCTTTCCAACTTCGGCTGCAGCCGTTCTACTGTGTGAGCTCGATGGAATGCTTGAAGAGGTGGAGGAAGAGTATAGACTGGTTGAACAAATGATGATTCAGATGGGAGCAAAGGAGATCATTATATCTAAGAATGAGGAAGAGAGGTTGCTCCTTTGGAAAGCAAGAAAATCAGCCTTCCCGGCCGCAGGGAGAATTTCTCCTGATTATTATTGTATGGATGGAACAATTCCAAGAAAAAGCCTTGCTTTTGTGCTCAAAAGGATTGCCGAACTAGCCGCTCAATATAATCTTAGAGTTGGAAATGTTTTTCATGCAGGCGATGGGAATATACATCCCCTTATTCTCTATGATAATAGTATTGCCGGGGAGATGGAAAGAGTCGAAAGCCTAGGGGAAAAGATTCTCGAACTCTGTGTTGAAGTTGGAGGATCGATTACTGGAGAACATGGGGTAGGACTTGAAAAGCTTGGGCCAATGTGTTTCCAATTTTCCTTGGAGGAAATTCAGCAGTTCCATCGGCTAAAAAGAGCTTTAGATCCAAACGCATTGCTTAATCCGGGGAAAGCTATTCCCACGCTTCATAGATGTGCAGAATTTGGAAAGATGCATGTGCATCAAGGACAGATTGCTTTTGCAGGTATAGAAAGATTTTGA
- the glcE gene encoding glycolate oxidase subunit GlcE: MIDCPSSATDSITNELIEKIRRFISLKEKIKIIGGGTKERLGRKVIGNPINVSENRGIITYDPAELFVTVKSGTPIVYLEAVLKQHGQYLPFEPPHLGEHATVGGVVACGLSGPSRPYKGALKDYLLKVRLINGKGEVLTFGSQVIKNVAGFDLFRLMAGAQGTLGVILEVTFKVLPLPPFSTTVVIEKNATEALRFLSIIAAKYFPLTASCYYNNRLYVRVSGYEKSVRRAAKEIGGDILANDHQFWDSVKERTHPFFINSKRLWRFVLPQSAPLTPIEGEWFFDWGGSQRWWKGEGDNRESLFRWARDQGGYAWCHDKEETLASPLDTALMRIHKRLKEAFDPFGLLNPGRIYEEF, encoded by the coding sequence ATGATAGACTGTCCTTCTTCAGCTACTGACTCAATTACAAACGAGCTTATAGAAAAAATAAGAAGGTTTATTAGTCTTAAAGAGAAGATAAAAATCATTGGCGGTGGAACGAAAGAAAGATTAGGTAGAAAAGTTATTGGTAACCCTATTAACGTTTCTGAAAATAGAGGAATCATTACATATGATCCTGCTGAACTCTTTGTAACAGTAAAGAGTGGAACTCCTATCGTCTACCTTGAAGCAGTCTTGAAGCAGCATGGTCAATATCTACCTTTTGAACCTCCTCATCTGGGAGAACACGCTACTGTAGGTGGAGTGGTTGCGTGTGGACTTTCAGGTCCATCAAGACCCTACAAAGGAGCTTTGAAAGATTATCTTTTAAAAGTGAGGCTCATCAATGGAAAGGGAGAGGTTCTAACCTTTGGCAGTCAAGTCATCAAAAATGTGGCTGGTTTTGATCTATTCAGACTTATGGCTGGAGCCCAGGGAACTCTTGGAGTAATTCTAGAAGTGACTTTTAAAGTACTTCCCCTACCACCATTTTCAACTACAGTAGTTATAGAAAAAAATGCCACCGAGGCGCTTCGTTTCCTTTCAATAATTGCAGCCAAATATTTTCCGCTTACTGCCAGTTGTTATTATAATAATAGACTTTATGTGAGAGTTTCTGGTTATGAAAAATCCGTAAGGAGAGCAGCAAAAGAAATTGGAGGAGACATTTTAGCAAACGATCATCAATTTTGGGACTCCGTTAAAGAAAGAACACATCCTTTTTTTATAAATAGCAAAAGACTGTGGCGATTTGTCCTTCCCCAGTCTGCTCCTTTAACGCCGATTGAAGGGGAATGGTTTTTCGACTGGGGTGGAAGTCAGAGATGGTGGAAAGGGGAAGGAGACAATAGGGAGTCCCTTTTTCGTTGGGCACGTGATCAAGGAGGATATGCTTGGTGCCATGATAAAGAAGAGACTTTGGCTTCTCCTTTGGATACTGCCCTTATGCGTATTCATAAAAGGCTTAAAGAGGCTTTTGATCCTTTTGGGCTTTTAAATCCAGGTAGAATTTATGAGGAGTTTTAA
- the glcF gene encoding glycolate oxidase subunit GlcF: MDTQLHVKYSKLPVGKEAKEIIKACVHCGFCNATCPTYQLISDELDGPRGRIYLIKAFLEGKASGEKTRMHLDRCLLCQGCETTCPSNVQFGRLADIGKELVEQVEERPFLDKAFRWLLLYFVPERKRFFYLFKIGNLLRAFLPKYLRSKLPNLSNIRKGCFEQPQWIREKRIQMILFKGCVEPVLYPSVFEATRSLFSSLGIQLIDVQNEGCCGALAYHLSYKKKAKEQMKNNIDLWTRYLEKGINGIVVCSSACCQMIKDYGVIFNDDPVYKNRALKIATLTFDPVEILEKEELPLKLATELFPSVAFHSPCTLQHGMKMRGRVEALLKKLGIHLIDIPDNHICCGAAGAYALFQKDYSQRLLDIKIKNILSKKPGVILTANVGCRLQLQSATTLPVLHWIEYLDSLRLDKSE, encoded by the coding sequence ATGGATACACAACTACACGTAAAGTATAGCAAGCTTCCAGTCGGGAAGGAAGCCAAGGAAATTATCAAAGCATGTGTGCATTGTGGTTTTTGTAATGCCACCTGTCCAACATATCAATTAATCAGCGACGAGCTAGATGGACCGCGAGGAAGAATATATTTAATAAAGGCTTTTTTAGAAGGCAAGGCCTCTGGAGAGAAGACCAGAATGCATCTTGATCGTTGTCTATTATGCCAAGGGTGTGAAACGACTTGTCCTTCCAATGTGCAATTTGGAAGACTTGCAGATATTGGCAAAGAACTCGTTGAGCAGGTAGAAGAACGACCTTTTTTGGATAAAGCCTTTCGTTGGCTTCTTCTCTATTTTGTGCCAGAAAGGAAAAGATTTTTTTATCTGTTTAAAATTGGAAATCTTTTGAGAGCTTTTTTACCTAAATATTTGCGCAGCAAATTACCTAATCTTTCTAATATTCGGAAAGGATGTTTTGAACAGCCTCAATGGATTAGGGAAAAGCGAATTCAAATGATTCTTTTTAAAGGATGTGTTGAGCCTGTGTTGTATCCTTCTGTTTTTGAAGCGACTAGAAGCCTATTTAGTAGTTTAGGTATTCAACTGATTGATGTTCAAAACGAAGGTTGTTGTGGGGCATTGGCTTATCATTTATCCTACAAAAAAAAGGCAAAGGAACAGATGAAGAACAATATCGACTTATGGACTCGCTACCTAGAAAAGGGGATAAATGGGATTGTTGTCTGTTCTTCGGCTTGCTGTCAGATGATTAAAGACTACGGAGTTATTTTTAATGATGATCCAGTTTATAAAAATAGAGCTTTGAAGATAGCTACCTTGACTTTTGATCCTGTCGAAATTTTAGAAAAAGAGGAGCTTCCTTTAAAACTTGCTACAGAACTATTTCCTTCTGTGGCCTTTCACAGTCCTTGTACTTTACAACATGGAATGAAGATGAGGGGAAGGGTAGAAGCCCTTTTAAAAAAATTAGGTATTCACCTAATAGATATTCCAGATAATCACATTTGCTGCGGTGCAGCAGGTGCTTACGCCTTGTTCCAAAAAGATTATTCTCAAAGACTTCTTGATATAAAAATAAAAAATATACTTTCTAAAAAACCAGGAGTGATTCTTACCGCTAATGTTGGCTGTCGGCTGCAGTTGCAATCGGCTACCACTCTTCCCGTTCTTCATTGGATAGAATACTTAGATAGCTTACGGTTGGATAAGTCTGAATAA
- a CDS encoding efflux RND transporter periplasmic adaptor subunit → MSPSNEAEKKTTNLKDPWKKILRYLNRSIIASTPPKYRRKVIRNRRLVLVTLGILFIGLLYFILWFFIFSRVVITNDAYVIGNLVPLKSQVSGVVTEVLYENTQLVHQGEVLVRLDRLDSRVALERAEANLGETVRRVEDLFYQVQVSRSRLLAEIARLDRLKHDLARYKSVVSYGAVSEQLVDDTEQQVKELEAQVKQDEASLYDAESQIFNTKIEDHPLVKQAATELKNAYLDYVRREVYAPVTGYIANRKVQPGDEVHPDTYLLSIVPLDYLWVEANYREREMKKIRPGQPVTITVDYYGRRLIYHGQVEGLHPGTGSAFALLPPENATGNYIHIVERVPVRIRLSPEELKRHPLRPGLSVIALTHVDKKGEPILSSLVKFPKEKYEAHIYERELDGADQLIQKVIESNLYKHRLPKPIHPDNKEKD, encoded by the coding sequence ATGAGTCCATCGAATGAAGCGGAAAAAAAAACAACCAATCTCAAGGATCCATGGAAGAAGATTTTGCGGTATTTAAATAGGTCAATAATCGCTTCTACTCCACCTAAATACCGAAGAAAAGTCATACGCAACAGACGGCTTGTCCTCGTAACCTTGGGTATTCTCTTTATAGGACTTCTCTATTTCATTCTTTGGTTTTTTATTTTTAGTCGTGTAGTGATCACCAATGATGCCTATGTTATAGGCAATCTTGTCCCCTTGAAATCACAAGTCAGTGGTGTAGTCACAGAAGTACTCTATGAAAATACCCAGCTGGTGCATCAAGGAGAGGTCTTAGTCAGGTTGGATAGGCTTGATTCAAGAGTCGCTCTGGAACGGGCAGAAGCTAATCTAGGAGAAACGGTCAGGAGGGTTGAAGATCTCTTCTACCAAGTCCAGGTCAGCAGGAGTCGACTGTTAGCAGAAATTGCTAGATTAGATCGGCTCAAACACGATTTAGCACGCTATAAAAGTGTTGTCTCTTATGGAGCCGTATCCGAACAACTTGTGGATGATACTGAGCAGCAGGTCAAAGAACTTGAGGCACAAGTCAAGCAGGATGAAGCTTCTCTCTATGATGCCGAATCACAAATCTTCAACACAAAAATAGAGGATCATCCTCTAGTCAAACAAGCCGCCACCGAACTGAAAAATGCCTATTTGGATTATGTCCGAAGGGAAGTTTATGCACCTGTTACTGGTTATATTGCCAATCGAAAAGTTCAGCCAGGGGATGAAGTCCATCCCGATACTTATCTTTTGTCAATTGTACCTCTGGACTACCTATGGGTAGAAGCTAACTACAGAGAAAGAGAAATGAAAAAAATTCGTCCAGGCCAACCCGTTACTATTACAGTGGATTATTACGGAAGAAGACTCATTTATCACGGTCAGGTAGAAGGATTACATCCCGGTACAGGAAGCGCCTTTGCTTTGCTGCCTCCTGAAAATGCAACCGGAAACTATATTCATATAGTCGAAAGAGTGCCTGTTAGAATACGTCTTTCTCCCGAAGAACTAAAAAGACATCCCTTACGACCTGGTCTTTCAGTCATAGCACTGACCCATGTAGACAAAAAAGGAGAACCTATTTTAAGTTCTTTAGTAAAGTTCCCAAAGGAAAAATATGAGGCACATATTTATGAAAGAGAACTGGATGGGGCCGACCAGCTTATCCAGAAAGTCATCGAATCAAATCTTTACAAGCATCGTTTACCAAAACCTATCCATCCAGATAATAAAGAAAAAGATTAA
- a CDS encoding efflux transporter outer membrane subunit, with product MLIGIMITGCATLPKDTRVAAPLDTPQIKETLDAQFDNSSEKIVKKWPSLRWWEEFHNPEMNRIITIALGKNPDLKASLSRIHQAWAIAAGARSRYLPSFSSTQFLFPVPLGVLQLPGSSFFGPFGDNSFFFWSVIPALSNYHLDLWGEDKARVRAAIGMARASEAEYALARLFLSTTLASRYIRLASAEEELGLARSGQQIINELLHLVQMRKKSGIENLLPVHTIEQRLETINQLVNSLERETKILRDEIARLAGQSPDWGRTILVKESTFPKRFPLPKSLPLDLLGRRPDVAVSRWRAEALAHQVKVTKTAFYPNLDLVALVGFETLNFATLFLNPALPLLYIAGPAWNLPIFTAGRLSSELVVAQEEYNIAVESYNSTLLSAFQQVADALAVWKETDKNLISQEQSTSSAKSNAELSARLFSAGINTKTDLLDLQYTLIQSQITLSNRTAEHLEAAVGLFLALGGGYESIE from the coding sequence ATGTTAATTGGCATAATGATTACTGGCTGTGCTACCTTGCCAAAAGACACACGTGTTGCAGCTCCCCTTGATACTCCACAGATTAAAGAAACGCTTGATGCCCAATTTGACAATTCTTCTGAAAAAATAGTAAAAAAATGGCCTTCTCTTCGCTGGTGGGAGGAGTTTCACAATCCAGAAATGAATCGGATTATAACTATAGCATTGGGAAAAAATCCTGATTTAAAAGCCTCACTTTCAAGGATTCATCAAGCATGGGCCATTGCAGCTGGTGCCCGTAGCCGCTACCTCCCTTCCTTTAGTTCCACGCAATTTCTTTTCCCGGTTCCCCTGGGAGTTTTGCAACTTCCTGGAAGCAGTTTTTTTGGTCCGTTCGGAGACAACAGCTTCTTTTTTTGGAGTGTCATTCCTGCCCTCTCAAACTATCACCTAGATCTTTGGGGAGAAGATAAAGCTCGGGTAAGAGCAGCCATTGGCATGGCAAGGGCTTCTGAAGCAGAATATGCTCTCGCCCGACTTTTTTTGAGCACAACCCTCGCTAGCAGATACATCAGATTGGCTTCCGCTGAAGAAGAATTAGGACTAGCAAGGAGTGGACAACAAATCATCAATGAACTGCTTCATCTTGTTCAGATGAGAAAAAAGAGTGGCATAGAAAACCTACTCCCCGTGCATACCATTGAACAGAGGCTGGAAACAATAAACCAACTAGTTAACAGCCTTGAAAGAGAAACGAAAATCTTAAGAGATGAAATTGCCAGGCTGGCTGGACAAAGTCCCGATTGGGGTAGAACTATTTTAGTAAAAGAATCGACCTTCCCAAAACGATTTCCCTTGCCAAAGTCTCTTCCTCTCGATCTTTTAGGAAGAAGACCTGATGTAGCTGTGAGCCGATGGAGAGCGGAAGCTCTTGCCCATCAAGTCAAAGTTACAAAAACGGCATTTTATCCAAATCTTGATCTCGTTGCTCTCGTCGGCTTTGAAACTTTGAATTTTGCAACCCTTTTTCTCAATCCCGCTTTACCTTTATTATATATTGCTGGGCCTGCCTGGAATTTACCTATTTTCACTGCTGGCAGACTCAGTTCGGAACTTGTCGTAGCTCAGGAAGAATACAATATTGCTGTTGAAAGTTACAACAGCACGCTGCTTTCGGCTTTCCAACAAGTAGCCGATGCTTTGGCCGTATGGAAAGAAACGGATAAAAATCTGATTTCTCAGGAACAATCTACAAGTTCAGCTAAATCTAATGCTGAACTATCGGCAAGACTCTTTTCTGCTGGTATTAACACCAAGACTGATCTTTTAGACTTACAGTATACACTGATTCAATCTCAAATAACATTAAGTAATAGAACTGCTGAACATCTGGAAGCAGCTGTCGGCCTTTTTTTAGCATTAGGGGGTGGATATGAGTCCATCGAATGA
- a CDS encoding MFS transporter: MAFETKKELKPALLVLLQGLFSIEFLLGTYSPPAYATFNLYPAGDLGVSPSHASWISTIYFAGQAFGLFIGPWFDRAFGRVQSLLLSIGFFALFDFLVAISSDYYLSLFFRLLLGISGGSTMTLCQLNLLDYYPISRWPFVTTYFGFLQVSVFGFGPVVGGFINESFGWRAYFLTSCTLHIICGLIISWILIVLTEKRQEDKPVPLPFDWIGFMLLLFAALCFQTLVTRGQDEDWYNSTFIDLLFLFGVISIIYFVVWEMGEKNPFINLKLFLKPTFLISSIITPISFAIVYGLFSTLVFTLQVLKNHTNFSSFQAGLAMAPLLFFLPIIYPLSVFLSPRINPKLIASLLLTLLGIFCYWTGYYDFFNKRAFFDQFFNQYILFTQILNGAYVGLVPALNAIAINGLSKKNQESAVNTSILLRTYFLTWGGGLLGTMLMEHRRDFQQTRLVETFTGQNSESLSFIASLQHLGLNSLQIQSKMVEQAASHSIILALDDTYRLCSWIFFLMAILVWIPAMKRKGI; this comes from the coding sequence ATGGCTTTTGAAACTAAAAAAGAACTTAAGCCGGCTTTGCTTGTTTTATTACAGGGGCTTTTTAGTATCGAATTTCTTTTAGGTACCTATAGTCCTCCTGCTTATGCCACCTTTAATCTCTATCCGGCAGGAGATTTGGGGGTGAGCCCAAGTCATGCTTCCTGGATTTCGACGATTTATTTCGCTGGTCAGGCATTCGGGCTATTTATAGGTCCTTGGTTTGATCGAGCTTTTGGTCGAGTGCAATCTTTACTTTTATCAATCGGGTTTTTTGCTCTATTTGATTTTCTTGTTGCCATCAGTTCAGACTACTATCTTTCCTTGTTCTTTAGACTCCTTCTCGGTATTTCTGGGGGTAGTACAATGACACTCTGCCAACTTAATCTCCTCGATTACTATCCAATTAGTCGATGGCCTTTTGTGACCACCTATTTCGGCTTTCTTCAGGTTTCTGTCTTTGGGTTTGGTCCAGTAGTCGGAGGGTTTATCAATGAATCATTTGGCTGGAGAGCCTATTTTTTGACAAGTTGCACTCTTCATATCATCTGTGGGCTAATTATAAGCTGGATTCTTATTGTTCTTACCGAGAAAAGACAGGAAGATAAGCCCGTTCCCCTTCCTTTTGATTGGATTGGATTTATGCTTTTGCTCTTTGCTGCTCTGTGTTTTCAAACCTTAGTCACGCGGGGACAGGATGAAGATTGGTATAATTCCACCTTTATTGACCTTCTTTTTCTCTTTGGTGTGATCTCAATTATCTATTTTGTTGTTTGGGAAATGGGTGAGAAAAACCCTTTCATCAACCTCAAACTTTTTTTAAAACCAACCTTTCTCATCTCCTCTATCATAACCCCTATTTCCTTTGCCATTGTCTATGGGCTTTTCTCGACTCTGGTTTTTACACTTCAGGTATTGAAAAACCATACGAACTTCTCCTCTTTTCAAGCCGGACTAGCCATGGCCCCCTTATTGTTTTTTCTACCGATTATTTATCCCCTATCCGTTTTTTTATCTCCGAGAATCAATCCCAAACTGATCGCTTCCCTTCTCTTAACTCTCTTAGGCATCTTCTGCTACTGGACTGGTTATTACGATTTTTTCAACAAAAGAGCCTTTTTTGATCAATTTTTCAATCAATACATTCTTTTTACTCAAATCCTCAATGGTGCCTATGTTGGTCTTGTTCCAGCACTCAATGCTATAGCCATTAATGGATTATCAAAAAAAAACCAAGAATCTGCAGTGAATACAAGTATTCTCTTACGCACTTATTTTCTTACTTGGGGTGGAGGACTTCTTGGAACCATGCTGATGGAGCATAGGCGTGATTTCCAGCAGACACGACTTGTTGAAACATTTACAGGTCAGAATTCAGAAAGTCTAAGCTTTATAGCCTCACTCCAACATTTGGGCCTGAATAGTTTACAGATCCAATCGAAGATGGTAGAACAAGCGGCTAGCCATTCCATTATTTTAGCTCTGGATGACACCTACAGGCTTTGTAGCTGGATTTTTTTTCTGATGGCTATTTTAGTCTGGATTCCAGCCATGAAAAGAAAAGGAATATAA
- a CDS encoding MFS transporter — protein MRQQMDKVSFFFLHLVLSTEFLLAVYSSSAYAVLNRHAVGELGQSPSHAMWTSTIFFIGRALGMFLSPWLSTAYGKARSLLGAIIILILSNFILALTTDFYLFLFFRLPLGLAAGAVMMLCQYVLMDFYPISKWPFVTTLFGFLLLTTFGFGPPFGGVLQEYRWNWRDYFLINLLLHMILFWILFVFLRKKNDITRSVPLDWIGLSLLTVCFFSFQIVVSRGQDEDWYNSFFINCFFFLGMSSLVYFIVWELGEKEPFFDVRHFLKLNFSIANVLGPISFGVLYGAFSVLIGALQQLGYTSFLSSLPLPPMLFCLPFLYPLSVFLSNRSDPRPVASLCFALLSLFCYMTSNYDFFNRRSFFIQTVLLSQILLGGMVGLLPAINRISIEDLSKRNQQKAINEGILLRTFSFSIGGGLLGTLLEHRTAFQQVRLVETRSLFDPQVVEFLQRLRDWGLDSMQALKVYGNLVSQRSYILAVDDTFRFCAILYLFITFFIWFARIKKT, from the coding sequence ATGCGGCAGCAAATGGATAAAGTTTCTTTTTTTTTTCTGCATCTTGTGCTAAGCACAGAATTTTTGCTGGCCGTTTATAGCTCATCAGCCTATGCGGTGCTTAACAGGCATGCTGTAGGAGAATTAGGCCAAAGCCCAAGTCATGCGATGTGGACTTCGACCATTTTTTTTATTGGTAGGGCTTTGGGAATGTTTCTCAGTCCATGGTTATCAACAGCTTATGGTAAAGCGCGTTCGCTTTTAGGAGCCATTATCATTCTTATTTTGAGTAATTTTATCTTGGCTTTAACAACTGACTTCTATCTTTTTCTTTTTTTTAGGCTTCCTTTAGGCTTAGCAGCTGGAGCTGTGATGATGCTTTGTCAATATGTTTTGATGGATTTTTATCCGATCAGTAAATGGCCATTTGTTACAACTCTTTTTGGATTTCTTCTGTTGACGACATTTGGCTTTGGACCACCCTTTGGGGGGGTACTGCAAGAATACCGATGGAATTGGAGAGATTATTTTTTAATTAACCTTCTTTTGCATATGATCCTTTTTTGGATACTCTTTGTTTTTCTAAGAAAAAAGAATGACATAACTCGTAGCGTTCCTTTGGATTGGATCGGTCTTTCATTGCTTACTGTTTGTTTTTTTTCCTTCCAGATAGTCGTCTCAAGAGGACAGGATGAAGATTGGTATAATTCATTTTTTATTAATTGTTTCTTTTTTTTAGGGATGAGTTCTCTCGTTTATTTTATTGTCTGGGAATTGGGAGAAAAAGAACCATTCTTTGATGTTCGACATTTTCTAAAACTTAACTTTTCCATTGCTAACGTGCTTGGACCAATTTCTTTCGGCGTTCTATATGGTGCCTTTTCTGTGCTTATTGGAGCACTCCAGCAATTAGGTTATACATCATTTCTTTCTAGTCTGCCTCTTCCGCCTATGCTTTTCTGTCTTCCTTTTCTTTATCCTCTGTCTGTGTTTCTTTCTAATCGTTCTGATCCAAGGCCCGTGGCAAGCCTCTGCTTTGCCTTGCTATCTCTCTTTTGCTACATGACAAGTAATTATGACTTTTTCAATCGTCGATCCTTTTTTATTCAGACAGTTCTGCTCTCTCAAATCTTGTTGGGAGGTATGGTTGGGTTACTGCCAGCAATCAATCGGATAAGTATTGAAGACCTTTCAAAGCGCAATCAGCAAAAGGCGATAAACGAGGGTATTTTGCTAAGGACTTTTTCTTTTTCTATTGGTGGAGGACTTTTAGGCACGCTCTTAGAGCATCGAACTGCTTTCCAGCAAGTTCGTCTTGTTGAAACCCGTAGCTTGTTTGATCCTCAGGTGGTTGAATTTCTCCAAAGACTCAGAGATTGGGGACTTGATTCCATGCAGGCATTAAAAGTCTATGGGAACTTAGTCAGCCAAAGAAGCTATATTTTAGCGGTTGATGACACCTTCCGGTTTTGTGCGATCCTTTATTTGTTTATCACCTTTTTCATATGGTTTGCCAGGATTAAAAAAACTTAA